The genomic segment GCGCAAAGgtaatttatccgccggtaaaatagcaaccacgccatagaaccgcccacaaagctacttgcgtttggcgcttctcacttgcgtttcagaccgttaaaatagggcccctggTCGTTTAccagaggcttttatccaaagcaacaaatgagtacattagtcagaagaaggagaaacaacaatatatcgctgtcggtacagtgaggatgttcatagaaccaagtgccgagCACTAACTATCGCTAGGTCATTCCCCGtaaacaacagagatagctagcgagagatgctacacaatgctaagtactgtttttCAGTGacaggacgtacaacgtacaatacGTGTGTATGGGGGGTGTCTCTCCACaggcctacatatttttttatgagATGTATCTTTTTATCAAACTGAGCATGAATCATATGTCTATAATAATGAACccttgttgatcacatgtttataatagagctgtcagttaaacgcgttattaacggcgttaacgcaaaccaattttaacggcgttaaaaattattttattttttttctttggctcaaaacaaagaagcagtagcctgactgctctgttcaaatgaaatttgttcaaagcagtcgtttaattgcactataggctctttttttgtatcgtcctgttttgatcagtatatgccaatgttgttatcaataaaaaatcatttgcacaaggcaagccgatacacttcaccatgttgataagagaattaaaatgagaagaattatgggacaaaaaaatcaagggatatttagcatagaaaaataatttgcgattaatcgtgagttaactatgacattaatgcgattaatcacgattaaatattttaatcgcttgacagctctagtttataATAATGAACCCTTGATGATCATATGTTTATAATAATGAAACCTTGTTTATATGGAATCAGGGGTCAAATCATGATTCGGTTTCGGTTCAACAGTAAAATCACGGATATGGCAGCAGGAGGCTGCCACATCATCACTCAATCTAGTGATGAGTAGGAGGTGATAGTGAGCCTGTTTAGTGATGAGTAGGAGGTGTTAGTTAACCTGTTTAGTGACGAGTAGGCCCTATGCTGAAGTTCCTTTTGTCTTCTTTTAAACCCTTTCGTTTTAATAACCTTTTACGTGGAAATACTTTTGAATGAGCAATTTAAGACAATGATGtaaatctgtctcatcggattttgaaaataaaaagccattgaattttaagcactgaatatttatgtatTGAATCATCTATCTGAATTTTTTTGCCTTTGAATTTAACtcaaagggccctattttaacggtctgaaacgcaagtgggaagcgcaaagcgcaagtagctttgtgggcggttctccggcgctatcgctattttacaggcggataaatgacacttgcgtcgcggcgcaagtgtcaaaagggttggtctgaagcagcctagttacccgtaggtgtggtttgggcgtaacgtccaacaaaccaatgagagtgccagctcccatcccctttaagagccatgagcgcatttgaatcggacgagttgatattctgacagcgcgtctgcagtctccgatgagacagatgcacatgaatttcaaactgcaaatggctcagtttattgccaaataatatggcgtaattcacacatggaataaggggttttcttccacaacttcagaaatactgagtcctacATATGAGTccataacatatgatatgcggtaactgtggttctatttaatgatatacgcaatacattataaacattgtttcttatcagtattgtatgctatcctaatatgcatgtgtccccgcggtaatgcCATTGATTGTAGGcctattatgcgttacgtgtttagtttgcgtgtgtttaaacagagcacacacgcgcgcccgcattcattcattctttttaacactcactcgcggtaaaacaatgtttttcacgatcaaatactcatcaatcctaaaagttatgggcatgtaggcctacacgatgtctctgtcaagaaaatatgtgtttgctgtacggtgtttgcagatgcattgatttaaaagtacaatttattaccgctgcatcagctgttctttcccaaataattttccaagaatgtgcggctaggtagatgggagaagcaaagtgtatgcgcgaggtgcacaagcaatccgtatgcatcgcatgcgcatgtatgcatgcgcccttaaaatagcatctgaacaacgcgccactgactttaaaccaggtatttcctggtcagtagcgcaatggtattcagaaacggcaaaataccgtttgcgccagaacacgcctcctccttccgccgaaccgccccttggggcgcatgatcaatccctaatttaccggcgagtggcggtggtgggaaaagaacgctctgcgccagttgtaaactagcaacgacacatgcgccagtgactaagtcacttgcgccggatgcaagatagggccctaaatGTTCAACAAATCCTTTTCACCTTTATTTTgctatgttaaaaaaaattagaTCATATTttcaacatacattttttttacttacaaATATTAAACatccccaaattcaacatgccaaagtcagctgcaaaattcaatgtatgaaattcagtgttaacatccggggacccaaggaagagcgatcgatcctagatgctagatcgcggtcaaaaaCCTAACATGtgcattataaaataaataaaacattagatcccccccccccctcaccttgttattaaatgtgtttaataaatacatttgattattTGATAAGCtttttacagacccatacaatggatcAGGCTTTTAGTAATGTCTCTCCCCATGAAAACCTACAGGCAGTGTTTAATGACGTTGATTTACCTTGGATCATTTCCTAGgatactgtgtaaaatgctgttttgaATTAATGTTTGTATCGAGAAAGAAAAACCCATCATCACAGCCGTTGCCGTGCCTTCCCGCATTAGAGACAGGTATCCAACGAGTGGCTCACCTGTTCCCGCTCGCTCTCCTTGCtcgaccgcgatctagcatctaggatcgattgctcttccttgggtcctcggatgttaacactgaatttcataCATTGAAATTTGCAGCTGactttggcatgttgaatttggggacgttgaaaatactttgttgtattttttaacGCTGAATATTTGTTCTTTTAatattttaacattgaaaaataaaggtgaaaaTGGTTTGTTGAAcatttcagaggcaaaaaatcatgatacgttatttcaatgcataaatattcagtgtgTAATATTCAATGGCTTgtgattttcaaaatccgatgagacagatgcctCCAAAGATGAGAacatgattaaaataaaaataattccaAGCATATATTAATAAAGCATCAAGTTTCGCCGTGGTGTCCGCGTTTACAGCCTGGTGAAATAGCCAGGATCTGAGATTCCATcgacagtaccagctcaactcgccTCGACTTTTTTTTGCGTTTCGATTGCCAAAATGAGGTACCTGGTACCTGGTACTTTAAGACTGAGTCCGACTTCATTGCTcatatgccgcgtttccactgcagggttccggaacggttcggttcgcctcagtccgggagggagggggcggtatagcccagcccagcttccgaggtcgcgtttccaccgccgacagtaccctttaaggtaggccggatgtcgatcgccgcggcagctacgtaaacatcgttaacaacgtcttcctccccaagaatgcagacgaacgtctcctaCTCCTTGTtcgccctgcagtggaaacgcggcaatatgccgcgtttccactgcagggtgcggaacggatcggttcgcaaaggtgcggtacgggttgcgtttccaccgccaaaagtggccgtgacccggacttagctgtacccgttttggcctcgttttcagtactcctccgttggggtattgaaaacgagacgagacgcctgaaagggtcccgggaaattctagctacacaccacctccgttgattggtcgacagaatcatcacttccgggcgacgtggggataaaaacaaacaaacagtagcctcgaggtattattctttacaattaacatgttgcgtaaaacgcttgcttgggcgaacaaggaggtggagacgttcgtctgcattcttgggcaggaagacgttgtttacgatgtttacgtagctgccgcggcgatcgacatccggcctaccttaaagggtactgtcggcggtggaaacacgacctcggaactgagctgggctataccgccccctccctaccgcacctttgcgaaccgatccgttccgcaccctgcagtggaaacgcggcataagtcTCACCCCCCTGTCGAGGTTCCAAGAGAGCTTACCTCATACTTTTGTGTGACGTAAACAGActgctggccactgattggccagagtgaCGCCACTGGACGAATAATGATGAGCACGACGTCCAAGCCTGAAACCCGACTTCCGGCCGGCACCCGATAACCGGTCTCTTTAAACACTAGCATCAGCGTTCAGTCAACAATAGTGTTTGATTATCGAACATGGCAGGTTCAGCGCGCAAGAACACGCCGTGGAACGTGACAGAGGTGGAGATGCTCCTGTATGGCAAGccaaattgtcatttattaactgagattgactatccggaattaacattgtagatatcaacaacttcttTCTGACTAGTtgtaattacattttgaatAGTTGGAATTttaattcaagatatctgtaacgTCATTTTGCATGGTCAAAACTcaaattcaagatatctgtaattagattttgactaggcgaaatgaaagTTACAGATAttagatatctctaatcaaaattcctttcaagatatctataacttgataaatagatatctacaattaAATCATGACTATCCCTAactccagtttgagatatctacaacgtcatttgactagtcgtaactccagttagagatatctacaacgtcattttgactagtcgtaactccagttagagatatctacaacgtcatttcgcctagtcaaaacttaatttaagatatctgaaaagggacatgtagatatcctgaattgaggtgaattaaagatatcttgaactggaattatgactagtcagaatcaaattgtagatatctcaaactggaattacagatatctacaattcagttgcagatatccgtaattcacatagtggatatccgcaactgaattgtagatatctgtaatgagaaaccccatagacatgaatggcgaaaattACGTCATTTctcctaggaggaatgtctttgtggatatctgaaacGACAAATgtggataggaggaatgtagttgcggatatccgaaatgttagtttcgactaggcgaaactgaattgcagatatctgcaacacATATCCAGTCTAGCGACTTGATGTCAAATCACCTTGCCATACTCctgtgggtaacactgtctgttGAATGTGTCGCGTGGTCGCGAAGGTTCCCCAGTTCCGCGCAAGTGTGCTATGACGACCCACTCACTTTGAAGAGGTATTTTCTAGACGGAAACACAACGGGCCTGGAACCAAACCAAGTCGTGCCACGCTATGTCGTGGCGAGCTGAGCTGGTACTGAGGGGCATAAGTGGTCCATCCTCAGACATCGTAGTCCCGCCcatcacaccccccccacagagaCGAGCCCATGTCGTTACTCTCGGCACCGGCTGGGGCCGATGCCATGTAAGTCCTGATGATCCTCCTTCACATCCCTCCTCGATCTCAGGACGTGTTTCATCGAGGTCAAGGAGTCGAGCTTGTAAAGGAGACAGGACGTCATGTTTCTGAGTACCCTACCAACCCAAGCGTTGCATCTCTGTTGTCATAGCGGGGAGGGGCCTctgggtggtgctgctgctgagcGCTGTGACGGTCCTCGCTACGCTGGGAGCGCTGTACGTCAGTCGGAACCACCTGACTTCACTCAGGTACCAGGGTTCATGTCCAATCAGAGGGCTGGTCGGGCTGGGGCCGATGCCATTATGACCACTGATTTCTCGGCTATTTTAAAGGCGCTGCTGGCAGTCGGTCTGCAGGTCGAGCCCAGAGGCCCCGCCCctagaggccccgcccccagaggTAAGTTAAAATGTGatacatgtatgtataatatgtattaacaaatatgtattgcatatgtattgtgtatattatgtacacatagatatatttatatatatatatatatatatatatatatatatgtgtatatatatatatatatatatgtgtatgtatgtatatacacatatatctgtctatacagtatatatggaTACATGTGTATATTTCTATCTAAGGGTTTGTGTCTCTCTTTGCTCTCAGTCTGTCCTCGTCGATGACATCCAGCCCTACGCCTGTTATCATCAGAGAGTCAACCCCCTCTACATCTCATCTGCAGATCTGTtgaaatgaaacacacacacacacacacacacacacacacacacacacacacacacacacacacacacacacacacacacacacacacacacacacacacacacacacacacacacacacaaaaacacacatatagaaattactcactcagtgtgggttgaatatgaaaccTAAGGAACACCACTTTCATTTTCAATTCAAATGACTGTGGTGTCACTTGCAGcaagtgtaatttaatgtaaagtaagtggaactaacaaaaatgatttctgatatgaatATTGACATTCTGTAGGAAAAACCTATGAAAATGTTAAATGCGTCAATTTGTATTAATCACGTTAAAACAAGATTGCATTGACGCGTAATTAACGCGGTGACTTGCCCAGCcctattatatttatatagacatAAACacctatatatattaataaagatatacataatatacataatatatatatatatatatgtgtgtgtgtgtgtgtgtgtgtgtgtgtgtgtgtgtgtgtgtgtgtgtgtgtgtgtgtgtgtgtgtgtgtgtgtgtgtgtgtgtgtgtgtgtgtgtatatatatatatatatatatatatatatatatatgtttatatgtgtatatgtttatacatatgtatatgtttatatatagatgtgtgtttgtgtatatatatctattatatatgtgtgtgtgtgtgtgtgtgtgtgtgtgtgtgtgtgtgtgtgtgtgtgtgtgtgcgtatatatatatatgtttatatgtgtatgtatatacatatgtatatgtttatatatagatgtgtgtttgcgtatatatatattctatatgtgtgtatatatatatatatatatatatatatatgtatatacacacacacaaacacacgtgcacacacaacccacgcgcacaaacagcttatctctccctctgggtTTCCGGGCCTCTGTAACGTGCACTGTAGAGTAAGTCAGCCCACTTGGATAGGTTAGGCTGGGGTACGTGTGCAGTAGACTGCAGACATCAGGACGTGGAATAGTTCTACAAACTACTAAAACTACTTGAAGGCTGTGCAACGATGTCCGAAAGACTACTGGAGGACCACAACTCTGGATAAAAATGATAAAGAAAATGATAAAAATGTTATTTTGTAGGACTTTCAAATGGTAATGGACTTATCATAATGTCAAATTATGCATTGGAATCGCCCCTTAACCCTTAATCCTTACATCCAATGATTTGTTGATGGTTGCAACAAAAGACATTAATGTGCAATTATTTTGTTTTCCTAATAAAATCTGTAATTTATGTGTAGAATATGTGTTTAATATAGCCTTAGGTGTTGCAGATACATGCAGGTATCCAACTGTGTGCAATCAAACGAAGTAGGCCTATTCCATCCAAAAAACGGAATCAAACGTTTAGTGAATTTAAAAAGTGCGTTGTGTAACAGACGATTTAACCTTTCACAAAACGTTGGAGTATAATTGTGTACAAAATCACAAGCAATAGCTCTATCTCCTGGTAGAGTCTGGAACAACACATAGCCTAGCAACCttttgaatacatttaattagCCTTCCTTTATTTACTCAAAAAATACAGGTTAAGAGTAATatccttattttattttgctaCAGGACGACAACAACTAAATGATCTGTCAGTTACATTTGTTTTCAGTTCGCATGCTCTTGTCATTGTTTTTAGAAAAGCTTTGAGGGTTCCTTTGCATTATAACTCTGGCCATTAGAGGGTTGGTCAAAATACTTTAGATAATACAGGCCTATTTatttcaccttttttttttcaggaaaaaAACCTAAATAATAAACAGGACATGTATTTATATTTCAGTTTTATTATTTAGTATGGTATACAGTGTGACTGTGTATGAGTATGGCATACAGTGTGAGTATGAGTATGGTATTCAGTGTGAGTATGAGTATGGTATACAGTGTGAGTATGGTAAACAGTGTGAGTATGAGTATGGTATACAGTGTGAGTATGAGTATGGTTTACAGTGTGAGTATGTATACAGTGTGAGTATGAGTATGGTATACAGTGTGAGTATGACTATGGTATACAGTGTGAGTATGGTATACAGTGTGAGTATGAGTATGGTATACAGTGTGAGTATGGTATACAGTGTGAGTATGAGTATGGTATGGTATACAGTGTGAGTATGGTATACAGTGTGAGTATGGTATACAGTGTGAGTATGAGTATGGTATGGTATACAGTGTGAGTATGGTATACAGTGTGAGTATGGTATACAGTGTGAGTATGGTATACAGTGTGAGTATGAGTATGGTATACAGTGTGAGTATGAGGATGGTATACAGTGTGAGTATGAGGATGGTATACAGTGTGAGTATGAGGATGGTATACAGTGTGAGTAGGAGGATGGTATACAGTGTGAGTAGGAGGATGGTATACACTATGACTGTATGAGGCCGTGTTCAGGACTGTTGGTATCCATGAGCCCGCTAACAGAGAGGTCTTCATGTCTACGGTCGTGGTGACATTTCCTCCACAGCGATGAACGTAGAACCACAGAATGACCTCCCGAGCCTCCGTCAGGGCTCACCGCCACGGCAGCAGTGAGCGTCCGGTCGGCTCCAGCTCGGTTCCTGCCGTTGGTCGACCTCGTGGTCCTACTGCATGAGGACATAATCATCGGCCCCTTCCTCAGCCTccgaggtgggcggggctggaggTCTGTGCGGGACAATGACGGAGTAGACACACTCTGAGGGGCGGGCGGAGGAGTcatgggggccgggggcccgggAGGACCTCTTCTTGCTGAAGTCCACGGCGGCGTACAGGCCGTCGGCAGGCGGCCCGCGCTCCTCTTCCTGCCAGATAAAGATCCCCGACTCGTGAGCGATGCGACCAGCTTCCCCCATCAGGGTTATCTCCGGTGACTTGGCCGCGAGGCCACGTCACATACAGGCCTGCACACACCGCACTgctctcacgcacacgcacacacacgcgtgcacttgctcgcacgcactcacacacaaacacacactcacacatgtgcagttgctcacacatgcacacatacacacacaaacacacgcactcacacacacaaacacacacataaacacagactcAAATACACTTGTACACTTgcacgctcacacaaacacacacacacgcgcacgcacgctcacacacacacacacacacacacctacacacctaccTTCCCAGCGTCGGTTTCCGGAAGGTTCTTCAGTAGGCCTCCttaagggaaggaggaggaaccaTTCGTTGAGCACGTTGCTTCATTAACTTTGTTAATATCTGAGATGTTTTGTCTGTTTTGTACGGCCCTACGTACCTTTTGTCAGTTTCCTatcaaaagaaaaaggaaataagGTCATTCAGATGAACACATTCAATCTGAAACAGAAAGATTAGTTAACATACacccacccgcacacacacacacacacacacacacacacacacatacacccccccacacagacacgcacagacaaaccaacacacactatCTTTAGTTTATAATGTAGAGGTTACCAAGTAAAAAGACAGTGTAGTTTGCACAGAGTGAATCACTGAATCACTCACATCTCTGAAAGACAGTTCCCCATGGTGTCAGAGGGCTGTCCTTGGGGTCCAGAGGTGGGGGTCCAGAGGTGGGGGTCCAGGGGTGGGGGTCCAGGGGTGGGGGTCCAGGGGTGGGGTCCAGGGGGTCAAGCcgtgggggtcagggggtccaGCAGTACTCAGGACGGCCAGCCACCAGACCAGCGTTCTCAGCTCCGTGTCTCTTCTCAGGGATGAGCCTGCATGCTGTCCTTATCAGGTTGCCTCCATCGACAGAGACAgccaagagcgagagagagagagagagagagagagagagagagagagagagagagagagggagggagggagagattatCATAAAATTGGTGTCACTGCAGTTTCCGGTCTTTTGTGGTTTGTGACAGTGCTCAAGCACATTTACATAGACAGATACCTCCTGTTATAGAAGTGCTTGTTCCAAGAATTATTATCTTTTATGCAGAAGTGTATATAAATGGACAGAGAAACCCCCTATCAGAGAAATGCATAAGCATAGATATAATCTTCTATTGTAGAAGTACATGTGCATAGACAGAGAAACGTCCTATTGTAGAAGTGCATGTACATCGACAGACACCTAGTATTAATGATGTGCATGTTCATAGACAGACACCTAGTATGAATGATGTGCATGTTCATAGACAGACACCTAGTATTTGTACATAGATAGACGCCTAGTATTtatgatgtgcatgtgcatCGACGGACGTCTAGTGTTAatgatgtgcatgtgcatagACGGACGTCTAGTGTTAATGATGTGCATGTACATAGACAGACGCCTAGTGTTAATGATGTGCATGTACATACAGACGCCTAGTGTTAATGATGTGCATGTACATAGACAGTGTCCTCCTATCAccacatcccccccacacacagtttCAGTTCTGTTGACTTGTCATGACGATCAGACGAGTGCAGTTCACCTTCTTCTGCTCATCACTTTAGCAAAAGAAAGATGATCCATCTGCTTACAGCAGACTCAAGACAAGCTCGTATCTGGCAGCAGACAATACACAGCCTGAGTCCTCTTCAGGTCTAGACAAGCTACGGAAGATCTTTATCTATCATGGAAACAATTGCAATAAGTCTCATCCTAGATGCATGTCTATGTAGTCAGCTGCACTACATCCGGTCGTCTATACCACGACTGTATCCAACCTGTTTCCCCAGTAAAGGTTTGATCACCATCTGATATCTCATATCTTAGTATTGCCTTACTTTGGTATTGTCTGAGGCAATGTTTACAGCAGCAGACccacagcaggagcagcagctctggcgccccctgctggctggTAGAGGTAAACATCCAGGAACACTTTCTGTCTTCCGTAGGCATGTGATCAAGGAATCACAGAAGCAGTACAGTTGGTCTCAGATCCAATGCAGTCATATAGACAGTGTTGTGTGAAGAATCCATtgatgtccttgtgtgtgtgtgtgtgtgtgtgtgtgtgtgtgtgtgtgtgtgtgtgtgtgtgtgtgtgtgtgtgtgtgtgtgtgtgtgtgtgtgtgtgtgtgtgtgtgtgtgcttgtgtgtttttgtacagTTCTGCTACACAAGTGTTTTTGGTGTTGTTTCTGTTGTGACCTGCTCTCAGTTCTCCGGGTTCTCAGGAGCGATGGTCCCGgctgaccagcagggggcgctgctcGCACAGTCGATCGACCACTGCCGGTACTACGCAACACGAGCCGTCATTCAAAAGGTAATCAACCAGCACCATGCCATCTGCCACTGACTGCAGCCATGGACTCCATTAAAATATCTGAACCAGACACCCCCGCCAAGGAAGTCTTTGTTTTTAGAGCGGGATGGCATGAGGATCACCTCCTATTCAGGTCccgcccctctcctcacctctctcccctctccttcccggTCTCACCTTTCTtcacctgtctctcctctccccacctgTCTCATCTTTCCtcgcctgtctctcctctcctcacctgtctcatCTTTCCtcgcctgtctctcctctcctcacctgtcctCTCCTGTCACAGCAGTGATCCTCGTTCTGCTGGTTTTCCTGAACCTCTAGGTCCTCAGTTGTGTTGACGTTCCGGTCGTTCCAGGTTCAGATTCAGGAGCAGAGGCTTTGGTCCAGGGGTTCACCACGGAGTCCGCCAGCCCAGGAGAGGAGCTCATAACTGTTACTGCATGGAAACCTAGGTCCCCTCTCCCACTAGTCAGAGCTTCTCTCACTAGTCATCTCTCACTAGTCATCTCCCGCTAGTCGCCTGTCTGAGCTTCTCTCACTAGTCGTCTCTCACTAGTCATCTCCCACTAGTCGCCTGTCTGAGCTTCTCTCACTAGTCATCTCTCACTAGTCATCTCCCACTAGTCGCCTGTCTGAGCTTCTCTCACTAGTCGTTTCTCACTAGTCTTCTCTCACTAGTCAGAGCTTCTCTTACTAGTCTTCTTTCACTAGTCTTCTCTAGTCAGAGCTTCTCTTACTAGTCTTCTCTCACTAGTTTTCTCTCACTAGTCTTCTCTCACTAGTCAGAGCTTCTCTAACTAATCTGAACTTGTGTAGCCTGTTGAGGATCAGCCCAGTAGGGTCACCCCCG from the Gadus macrocephalus chromosome 20, ASM3116895v1 genome contains:
- the LOC132448599 gene encoding LOW QUALITY PROTEIN: putative uncharacterized protein FLJ46204 (The sequence of the model RefSeq protein was modified relative to this genomic sequence to represent the inferred CDS: inserted 3 bases in 2 codons), which codes for MKTSLLAGSWIPTVLNTASYSHSVYHPPTHTVYHPPTHTVYHPHTHTVYHPHTHTVYHPHTHTVYHTHTHTVYHTHTVYHTHTVYHTHTVYHTILILTLYTILTLYTXYSHCIPYHTHTHTVYHTHTVYHTHTHTVYHTHTVYHSHTHTVYXYSYSHCIHTHTVNHTHTHTVYHTHTHTVYHTHTVYHTHTHTEYHTHTHTVCHTHTQSHCIPY